From a single Metopolophium dirhodum isolate CAU chromosome 6, ASM1992520v1, whole genome shotgun sequence genomic region:
- the LOC132947206 gene encoding protein cereblon-like, giving the protein MNTQNTLNNTSNNTPNNNSDDDHDDPNRQVYSNAIVQRRVQGRRYFTIPPELQLKYNYDRNLTAPAPKYLIDGLHKATPRTVYEEGVVHILPVIFLKQNLVPGQILPIIARSTHVELILKYAIFRNRSFGVCYKLNENKRTFGTIAEVYEHPVEKETSQLFQIIAMGHQRFEILEVNKFPESHEHLLALTRIKIISDITLTHPYNTLCLHPKKRNMSHGEMCRKRDMWQTQWPDWVYKQFDVYALASRLSKKVKMLYKDVKISDDPYLLSFQVTGLGIFSQEQVSELLGIESTNLRLQYELQYWNKTQSIQKFLCARSGCSAPVCNMSNVFPMSPEGPQSTYCNSWGIIHEMITVTELEDDLDVISIGSPSTECCWFPGYKWTIILCPNCQNHLGWSYLADENLTLTPKVFYGLSVRAITSIKDKLVPDRERLEEINDVTF; this is encoded by the exons ATGAACACCCAGAACACTCTAAACAACACCTCAAACAACACCCCAAACAACAACTCCGATGATGATCATGACGA TCCTAACAGGCAAGTATATTCAAATGCAATTGTTCAACGACGTGTTCAAGGTAGAAGGTATTTTACTATcc CCCCAGAActtcaattaaaatacaactatGACCGAAATTTAACTGCACCAGCACCAAAG tatttgatAGATGGACTCCATAAAGCTACTCCACGCACAGTATATGAAGAAGGTGTTGTTCATATATTaccagttatttttttaaagcaaaATTTGGTGCCTGGACAAATTTTGCCTATTATAGCTCGTTCTACACATGttgaactaatattaaaatatgccaTATTCCGTAATCGTTCATTTGGAGTTTGCTACAAAct taatgaaAATAAGCGTACATTTGGAACAATTGCCGAGGTTTATGAACATCCTGTAGAAAAAGAAACTTctcagttatttcaaataatagctATGGGCCATCAGCGGTTTGAAattttagaagtcaataaatttcctgaaag TCATGAACATTTACTTGCTTTGACGAGAATCAAAATCATATCAGATATTACATTAACTCATCCGTATAATACATTGTGTTTACATCCAAAGAAACGTAATATGAGTCATGGTGAAAT gTGCCGTAAAAGAGACATGTGGCAAACTCAGTGGCCAGATTGGGTTTATAAACAGTTTGATGTTTATGCATTGGCATCTCGTCTttccaaaaaagttaaaatgttgt ataaagATGTAAAAATCTCAGATGACCCATATTTGTTGTCATTCCAAGTGACAGGACTTGGTATATTCAGTCAAGAACAAGTAAGTGAGTTGCTCGGTATTGAGTCAACAAACCTACGACTTCAATACGAACTACAATATTGGAATAAAACT caaTCAATACAAAAATTCTTGTGTGCTCGATCTGGCTGTAGTGCTCCAGTGTGCAATATGAGCAATGTGTTTCCAATGTCTCCTGAAGGACCTCAGAGTACTTATTGTAACTCTTGGGGGATAATTCATGAAATGATAACTGTAACTGAACTGGAAGATGATTTAGACGTGATATCAATAGGAAGTCCGTCTACTGAATGCTGCTGGTTCCCCGG ATATAAATGGACAATAATTTTGTGCCCAAATTGTCAAAACCATTTGGGCTGGAGTTATTTGGCTGATGAAAATTTGACACTAACGCCAAAAGTATTCTATGGATTATCTGTACGCGCCATAACATCTATTAAAGACAAGTTAGTGCCAGACAGAGAAAGACTTGAGGAAATCAATGatgtaacattttaa